GCTGTGGTCCATCGCGAACATCGTCACATGGAGTTACACGGGCTACAACATGCTGATTATCGTGGCCCAGCTGAAAGCCATCCCGGTGGAACTCTACGAGGCCGCCAAGGTGGATGGTGCCTCCACCTGGCGCGTTGCCCGGAGCATCCAACTCCCCCTGATCCGTCCGGCCCTCATGCTCACCACGGTGTTCTCCATCATCGGAACGCTGCAGCTCTTCGCTGAGGCCCAGGTCCTCAAGACGGTGGCTCCGGCAATCGACAGCCAATACACGCCGAACCTCAGCGCCTACACAACTGCTTTTGCCTACAACGACTACAACGTCGCAGCAGCACAGTCGGTCATCATCGCCGTGGCCGCGTTTGCCCTTTCCTTCGCCTTCCTCGCACTGACGAACAGGAAGTCCTCATGACCGCCACAGCCACGAAGCCAACCACCACGCCCGTCCGCAGCAAAGCTTCGGCAGGCCCGGACCGCTCAGCCGGACGACGGCGGTCGTCCACCATCATTGTCACCGCACTGTTGGTGGTGGTCGCCTTGTACTTCCTGATCCCCGTGTATTGGGTCTTCGTTGCCTCCACGAAGTCCACGGAAGACCTCTTCTCCACCAATGGCTTCTGGTTCGCCCCCACGTTCTCTTTGTGGGAAAACATCGGCCGTGTGGTCAGCTACGACGACGGCATTTTTGGCCGTTGGTTCCTGAATTCGGCGATCTACGCCGGCGTCGGCGCGCTTCTGGCCACGTATTTTGCGGCGGCCGGTGGCTATGCCTTGGCCAAGTATGAGTTCAAGGGACGCAACCTGGTGTTCGGCACCATCCTGGGCGGCGTGCTGGTTCCCGGCACAGCCACGGCCTTGCCGCTTTTCCTGCTGTTCAGCCAGATGGGCCTGGCCAACACGTACTGGAGTGTCCTGCTCCCCTCGCTTGTCTCGCCGTTCGGCCTGTTCCTCTGCCGCATCTACGCCCAGGCCACTGTGGATACCTCGCTGATCGAGGCCGCCAGGATCGACGGCGCGGGAGAGCTCCGCATCTTCCACACCATTGGGCTCAAGGTTCTGACGCCGGCGCTGGTCACCGTGTTCCTGTTCCAGCTGGTGGGCATCTGGAACAACTACTTCCTGCCGCTGGTCATGCTGTCCGATTCCGAGCTTTACCCCATCACCCTCGGCCTGAACAACTGGCTCAGCCAGGTTGACCGTTTGCCCGAATTCTATGAACTGACTACCGGCGGGGTGCTGCTTTCCATTATTCCGCTCAGCATCGCCATGGTTGTCCTGCAGCGCTTCTGGCGCGGTGGACTGACAGAAGGAGCCGTTAAGTAATGACCATCAACTTCCACTACATCACTGACACCGGTCCCGGCACCGGAAAGAGACTCCCGGCCCGTTCCTGGCTGCACACAGACGCGCCAACATCCTCCCTCAACGGCCAGTGGCGTTTCCGGCTTCTCCCCGGCGCTCCCGGAACCCCGGGCGGTCGCGGCGTCCTTCCCGCCGGTGAGGCCGTGGAAGGCGTCGCCGAGGAAGCCTTGGACGATTCCAGCTGGGAGCAGATCCCGGTTCCGGCGCACTGGGTCCTGGAGGGTGAGGGCCGCTACGGGCGCCCCATTTACACCAACGTCCAGTTCCCCTTCCCTACCGACGCACCACATGTCCCGGACCAGAACCCCACCGGCGACTACCGCCGAAGCTTCGATCTTCCCGGGGACTGGGACGACGCAGAGCGCATCGTGCTGAGGTTCGACGGCGTCGAATCCCGCTACAAGGTATGGCTTAACGGCAACGAAATCGGCGTGGGAACCGGTAGCCGGCTGGCCCAGGAATTCGACGTCACCGAGGCCGTGCGCCCCGGACATAACGTGCTGGCTGTCCGCGTCCACCAGTGGTCAGCCTCAAGCTACGTCGAGGACCAGGACCAATGGTGGATGCCGGGCATCTTCCGCGACGTCACGCTCCAAGAAGGGTCTCGATGACGTCTGGTTGCGTACGTCTTACACCGCCGGTTCAGGCGTCATTGACCCCGAGATCACGGCCGACGAGGCCGCCTACCCGGTTCGACTGTCAGTTCCGGAACTCGACGTCGACGTCGTCTGGAACACCCCTGCCGACGTCGCCCCGGT
This genomic interval from Paenarthrobacter aurescens TC1 contains the following:
- a CDS encoding putative ABC-type sugar transport system, permease component (identified by match to protein family HMM PF00528), whose amino-acid sequence is MTATATKPTTTPVRSKASAGPDRSAGRRRSSTIIVTALLVVVALYFLIPVYWVFVASTKSTEDLFSTNGFWFAPTFSLWENIGRVVSYDDGIFGRWFLNSAIYAGVGALLATYFAAAGGYALAKYEFKGRNLVFGTILGGVLVPGTATALPLFLLFSQMGLANTYWSVLLPSLVSPFGLFLCRIYAQATVDTSLIEAARIDGAGELRIFHTIGLKVLTPALVTVFLFQLVGIWNNYFLPLVMLSDSELYPITLGLNNWLSQVDRLPEFYELTTGGVLLSIIPLSIAMVVLQRFWRGGLTEGAVK